Proteins from a single region of Mumia flava:
- a CDS encoding ATP-dependent 6-phosphofructokinase, whose amino-acid sequence MRIGVLTGGGDCPGLNAALRAVVMASDARGWDVVGFADGWRGPMDADARPLGIDDVADVLDRGGTILGSSRTNPVGVDGGLERVGAGLAAHGCDALVAIGGEDTLGVANTLARTGVSVVGIPKTIDDDLGATDVTIGHSTAVGIATEAVDRVRTTAQSHLRPVVVEVMGRHAGWLALRSAIAGGAQAALIPERPFDLDEVQDRVAASLARRRAPVVVVAEGALPAGGAETVSSGETDAFGHIRLGGVGEWLAARLDERNDADVRAVVLGHVQRGGPPSAFDRELGTRLGLAAVDAVAQGSWGSMAALRGEQVELVALADAVRELKLVPAQQYDAIAPLLR is encoded by the coding sequence ATGCGGATCGGTGTGCTGACCGGTGGAGGTGACTGCCCGGGCCTGAACGCGGCGCTGCGTGCCGTGGTGATGGCGTCGGACGCGCGGGGCTGGGACGTCGTCGGGTTCGCCGACGGGTGGCGCGGCCCGATGGACGCCGATGCCCGTCCGCTCGGGATCGACGACGTCGCCGACGTGCTGGACCGGGGTGGGACGATCCTCGGGTCGTCGCGGACGAACCCGGTGGGGGTGGACGGCGGGCTCGAGCGGGTCGGGGCCGGCCTCGCGGCGCACGGCTGCGACGCCCTGGTGGCGATCGGTGGGGAGGACACGCTCGGGGTGGCGAACACCCTCGCTCGGACCGGCGTGTCCGTGGTCGGCATCCCGAAGACGATCGATGACGACCTCGGCGCCACGGACGTGACGATCGGGCACAGCACGGCCGTCGGGATCGCGACCGAGGCGGTCGATCGGGTACGGACGACCGCGCAGTCCCACCTGCGGCCGGTGGTGGTCGAGGTGATGGGACGGCACGCCGGCTGGCTGGCGCTGCGTTCGGCGATCGCGGGGGGCGCCCAGGCGGCGCTCATCCCCGAGCGGCCGTTCGACCTCGACGAGGTCCAGGACCGGGTCGCCGCGTCGTTGGCCAGGCGGCGGGCTCCGGTCGTGGTGGTCGCGGAGGGTGCGCTGCCGGCAGGCGGTGCCGAGACGGTCTCCTCGGGTGAGACCGACGCGTTCGGCCACATCCGGCTCGGCGGGGTCGGGGAGTGGTTGGCGGCGCGGCTCGACGAGCGCAACGACGCCGACGTCCGTGCCGTCGTGCTCGGGCACGTGCAGCGCGGGGGACCGCCGAGCGCGTTCGACCGCGAGCTCGGCACGCGGCTCGGTCTGGCAGCCGTCGACGCCGTGGCGCAGGGGAGCTGGGGATCGATGGCGGCGTTGCGCGGGGAGCAGGTCGAGCTGGTCGCGCTGGCCGACGCGGTCCGGGAGCTGAAGCTCGTTCCTGCCCAGCAGTACGACGCGATCGCGCCGCTGCTGCGATGA
- a CDS encoding class II 3-deoxy-7-phosphoheptulonate synthase, producing MTNADLTLPTLAELHALGPAQQPTYADPAARDAVVDRLRTMPPLVFAGEADQLREKLAAVARGEAFVLQGGDCAETFAGVNADNIRNKLRVLLSMAVVLTYAASVPVVKLGRMAGQYAKPRSSDDETRDGVTLPAYRGDAVNGFDFTPEARRHDPQRLMEVYHASAATLNLARAFTQGGYADLRQMHAWNTDFVRNSPVGARYESIGAEIDKALAFMDAIGVDPDELHTVDFHSSHEALILEYEHALTRTDQRTGDLYDVSGHFLWIGERTRQLDGAHVELLSRIANPVGIKLGPTTTPDDALAYARKLNPHNVPGKLTFITRFGAGKIRDLLPELVAKVDGAGVSVAWVCDPMHGNTFATENGYKTREFDDVIDEVRGFFEVHRSVGTWPGGVHVELTGDDVTECVGGGSRLSAADLTHRYETLCDPRLNRAQSLELAFLVAQMLRER from the coding sequence GTGACGAACGCCGACCTCACCCTGCCCACGCTGGCCGAGCTGCACGCTCTCGGCCCGGCCCAGCAGCCCACGTACGCCGATCCGGCTGCCCGCGACGCGGTGGTCGACCGGCTGCGGACGATGCCGCCGCTGGTCTTCGCCGGCGAGGCCGACCAGCTCCGCGAGAAGCTGGCGGCCGTGGCTCGGGGCGAGGCGTTCGTGCTCCAGGGTGGCGACTGCGCCGAGACCTTCGCCGGTGTCAACGCCGACAACATCCGCAACAAGCTGCGGGTGCTCCTGTCGATGGCGGTCGTGCTGACGTACGCGGCGAGCGTCCCCGTCGTGAAGCTCGGCCGGATGGCGGGTCAGTACGCCAAGCCGCGCTCGAGCGACGACGAGACCCGCGACGGCGTGACCCTGCCGGCCTACCGCGGCGACGCGGTCAACGGCTTCGACTTCACGCCCGAGGCCCGGCGCCACGACCCGCAGCGGCTGATGGAGGTCTACCACGCCTCGGCGGCGACGTTGAACCTCGCGCGCGCCTTCACGCAGGGCGGGTACGCCGACCTGCGGCAGATGCACGCCTGGAACACCGACTTCGTCCGCAACAGCCCGGTCGGGGCGCGGTACGAGTCGATCGGTGCCGAGATCGACAAGGCGCTGGCGTTCATGGATGCGATCGGGGTGGATCCCGACGAGCTGCACACGGTCGACTTCCACTCCTCCCACGAGGCGCTGATCCTCGAGTACGAGCACGCACTGACCCGCACCGACCAGCGGACCGGTGACCTGTACGACGTGTCGGGCCACTTCCTGTGGATCGGGGAGCGGACCCGCCAGCTCGACGGCGCGCACGTCGAGCTGCTCAGCCGGATCGCGAACCCGGTCGGCATCAAGCTCGGGCCGACGACGACGCCGGACGACGCGCTCGCCTACGCCCGCAAGCTGAATCCGCACAACGTCCCGGGCAAGCTGACGTTCATCACCCGCTTCGGTGCCGGCAAGATCCGCGACCTGCTGCCGGAGCTGGTCGCGAAGGTCGACGGAGCCGGGGTGTCGGTCGCGTGGGTCTGCGACCCGATGCACGGCAACACGTTCGCGACCGAGAACGGCTACAAGACCCGTGAGTTCGACGACGTGATCGACGAGGTCCGCGGCTTCTTCGAGGTGCACCGCAGCGTGGGCACCTGGCCGGGCGGCGTGCACGTGGAGCTGACCGGCGACGACGTGACCGAGTGCGTGGGCGGAGGGAGCAGGCTGTCCGCGGCCGACCTCACGCATCGCTACGAGACGCTGTGCGACCCCCGCCTGAACCGCGCCCAGTCGCTGGAGCTCGCCTTCCTCGTCGCCCAGATGCTGCGGGAGCGCTGA
- a CDS encoding phytoene desaturase family protein, with protein sequence MADVVVVGGGLAGMAAAVRIAKLRHRVVLVEDADRVGGRLLPLVHDGFSFDHGSSEVTLPATLRDLFRKSGRPLDSELELVPLPVARRHVLGDGDVLDLPTGSRAAQTDAIDQVLGRGSGARWTRWLDAYTDVWEVLRTRALEQPFEGRAAFDNAQWRMLRPRAGLQRAARRGLRDPRLRALVIDRHRLDGEQPGLLPAFLGVLDLVERSFGRWRVVGGTSALVTALERRLAQRRVDVRTGVRALDVVGTDRVEGVRTADGVVSGDVVVWAAPAAPGGRRESDALPRVPAARTYLGLGPDAPRLEQETIVHDHAPLRISPSATHDGPGQAWTVEHLGAEDPVDALARHGLRLSAHVRARVDVSALDAVRDGGARYGWCWSGWRTGCTLPGVGRPRPAGLLRIGANAHPGASLEAVTLGAASAAETLRPPTSAAG encoded by the coding sequence GTGGCGGACGTGGTGGTGGTCGGCGGCGGGCTCGCCGGGATGGCAGCGGCCGTCCGCATCGCGAAGCTGCGTCACCGCGTCGTGCTGGTCGAGGACGCCGACCGGGTCGGCGGACGTCTGCTCCCCCTCGTCCACGACGGGTTCTCCTTCGACCACGGGTCGTCCGAGGTCACGCTGCCCGCGACGCTGCGCGACCTGTTCCGCAAGTCCGGCCGGCCGCTGGACTCGGAGCTCGAGCTCGTCCCGCTCCCCGTCGCCCGCCGGCACGTCCTGGGGGACGGAGACGTCCTCGATCTGCCGACCGGGAGCCGCGCGGCGCAGACCGACGCGATCGACCAGGTCCTCGGACGCGGGAGCGGCGCCCGGTGGACCCGGTGGCTGGACGCCTACACCGACGTCTGGGAGGTGCTCCGCACCCGTGCGCTGGAGCAGCCGTTCGAGGGCCGCGCCGCGTTCGACAACGCCCAGTGGCGGATGCTGCGCCCGCGGGCGGGGCTCCAGCGCGCGGCGCGTCGCGGGCTGCGGGACCCGAGGCTGCGAGCCCTGGTGATCGACCGGCACCGGTTGGACGGGGAGCAGCCGGGCCTGCTCCCCGCGTTCCTCGGCGTGCTGGACCTGGTCGAGCGGTCGTTCGGCCGCTGGCGCGTGGTCGGCGGCACCTCGGCTCTCGTGACCGCGCTCGAGCGACGGCTCGCGCAGCGCCGCGTCGACGTGCGCACCGGCGTCCGTGCCCTGGACGTGGTCGGCACGGACCGCGTCGAGGGCGTGCGGACCGCCGACGGCGTCGTCAGCGGTGACGTCGTGGTGTGGGCGGCACCGGCGGCACCCGGGGGTCGTCGGGAGAGCGACGCGCTGCCCCGGGTCCCCGCGGCCCGGACCTACCTCGGGCTGGGACCCGACGCTCCTCGGCTCGAGCAGGAGACGATCGTCCACGACCACGCCCCGCTGAGGATCAGCCCGAGCGCCACCCACGACGGTCCCGGCCAGGCCTGGACGGTCGAGCACCTCGGCGCGGAGGATCCCGTCGACGCGCTCGCACGCCACGGTCTCCGTCTCAGCGCGCACGTCCGGGCGCGTGTCGACGTCAGCGCACTCGACGCGGTGCGGGACGGCGGCGCGCGGTACGGCTGGTGCTGGTCGGGATGGCGCACGGGCTGCACGCTGCCCGGCGTGGGTCGACCTCGACCGGCCGGCCTGCTGAGGATCGGCGCCAACGCCCACCCCGGGGCGTCGCTCGAGGCGGTCACGCTCGGCGCCGCGTCGGCGGCCGAGACCCTGCGCCCGCCGACGTCAGCCGCGGGGTGA
- a CDS encoding flavin reductase family protein has translation MAPGPDTHTYYPADGHGLPHDPFNAIVAPRPIGWVSTLSADGVVNLAPYSFFNAFNYVPPIVGFASLGHKDSVTNAETTGGFCWNLATEDLAEQMNATSATVAADVDELALAGLTPVAGDVVDVPYVAETPVSFECRTSQVVRLTTAAGDPVDTWLVLGEVVAVHIARSALTDGIYDTAAARPLLRGGGPSTYFGIRPEHRLEMRRPR, from the coding sequence ATGGCACCGGGCCCGGACACGCACACGTACTACCCCGCGGACGGCCACGGCCTGCCGCACGACCCCTTCAACGCGATCGTCGCGCCGCGGCCGATCGGGTGGGTCTCGACGCTCAGCGCGGACGGCGTCGTCAACCTCGCCCCGTACAGCTTCTTCAACGCCTTCAACTACGTGCCCCCGATCGTCGGCTTCGCGAGCCTCGGCCACAAGGACAGCGTGACGAACGCCGAGACCACCGGCGGGTTCTGCTGGAACCTCGCCACCGAGGACCTCGCCGAGCAGATGAACGCGACCTCGGCGACCGTCGCCGCCGACGTCGACGAGCTCGCGCTCGCCGGGCTCACCCCGGTGGCGGGCGACGTCGTCGACGTGCCGTACGTCGCCGAGACCCCGGTCTCGTTCGAGTGCCGGACCTCCCAGGTCGTCCGCCTCACGACCGCCGCCGGCGACCCGGTCGACACCTGGCTCGTGCTGGGTGAGGTCGTCGCGGTGCACATCGCCCGCTCGGCGCTGACCGACGGGATCTACGACACGGCCGCCGCCCGCCCGCTGCTGCGCGGCGGCGGACCGTCGACCTACTTCGGCATCCGCCCGGAGCACCGGCTCGAGATGCGCAGGCCGCGCTAG
- the pdxY gene encoding pyridoxal kinase PdxY has protein sequence MQVLSIQSQVAYGHAGNSSAVFPLQRLGVDVWPVNTVGFSNHSGYGVWRGTVYEASQVADVVTGVAERGVLPGIDAVLSGYQGSPDIGEVILDAVEQVKAANPRAVYCADPVIGDRGRGVYVRPGIAELMRDRIVPAADLTTPNQFELELLAGGPVGTLDELLDAVAALRARGPRTVLVTSVEVLDPGGDTISMVGVDPSGAYVVTTPMLTMKVVAGSGDATTAMFLGRMLQSGMDLPGSLERVASSIFGVLDHTRRTDAAEMELVAAQDVIANPPTEFAVERLV, from the coding sequence GTGCAGGTGCTCTCGATCCAGTCCCAGGTCGCCTACGGTCACGCGGGCAACAGCTCGGCCGTCTTCCCGCTGCAACGTCTCGGGGTCGACGTCTGGCCGGTGAACACGGTGGGGTTCTCCAACCACTCCGGCTACGGCGTGTGGCGTGGCACGGTGTACGAGGCGTCGCAGGTGGCCGACGTCGTGACGGGCGTCGCCGAGCGCGGGGTGCTCCCGGGGATCGACGCGGTCCTGTCGGGCTACCAGGGCTCGCCGGACATCGGCGAGGTGATCCTGGACGCGGTGGAGCAGGTCAAGGCCGCGAACCCGCGGGCCGTCTACTGCGCGGACCCGGTGATCGGCGACCGCGGGCGCGGGGTGTACGTGCGGCCCGGGATCGCCGAGCTGATGCGCGACCGGATCGTACCCGCGGCGGACCTGACGACCCCGAACCAGTTCGAGCTCGAGCTGCTCGCCGGTGGTCCGGTCGGCACGCTCGACGAGCTGCTCGACGCGGTCGCCGCGCTGCGGGCCCGTGGTCCGCGGACCGTGCTCGTGACGTCGGTCGAGGTGCTCGATCCCGGCGGGGACACGATCTCGATGGTGGGCGTCGACCCCAGCGGCGCGTACGTCGTGACGACGCCGATGCTCACCATGAAGGTCGTCGCGGGCTCGGGCGACGCGACGACCGCGATGTTCCTCGGCCGCATGCTGCAGTCCGGCATGGACCTGCCGGGCTCGCTCGAGAGGGTCGCCTCGTCGATCTTCGGCGTGCTCGACCACACCCGGCGCACCGACGCTGCCGAGATGGAGCTGGTGGCGGCGCAGGACGTGATCGCGAACCCGCCGACGGAGTTCGCCGTCGAGCGCCTGGTCTGA
- a CDS encoding deoxyribonuclease IV, producing MAGVPVSPTRVRNPLGSHVAVGKGLIAGALATATGLGAGALQIFAGNPRGWAASAGDPATDAAFAQRCADDGLLAFVHAPYLVNLGSPNPQTYRRSVDAVTHNLARAASLGAQGLVVHTGSCVDDGGYETALRQVREGLLPLLDALDGSGLRLLLEPTAGQGRSLCARVDDLAPYLAALEDHPAVGICLDTCHAFAAGEPLGSADGVDDTLRRLVAVTGPDRLALVHANDSKDVRGSLKDRHERIGQGHLGTDAFAALLRHPLTDGVPFVLETPGGVAAWREDLALLASLRDA from the coding sequence ATGGCCGGCGTGCCCGTCTCCCCCACCCGCGTCCGCAACCCGCTCGGGAGCCACGTCGCGGTCGGCAAGGGGCTGATCGCGGGTGCCCTCGCGACCGCGACCGGTCTCGGCGCCGGCGCGCTCCAGATCTTCGCGGGCAACCCGCGCGGCTGGGCGGCCTCCGCCGGCGACCCGGCCACCGACGCCGCGTTCGCCCAGCGGTGCGCGGACGACGGCCTGCTCGCCTTCGTGCACGCTCCCTACCTGGTCAACCTCGGCTCACCGAACCCGCAGACCTACCGGCGCTCGGTCGACGCCGTCACCCACAACCTCGCCCGCGCGGCCTCGCTCGGGGCGCAGGGCCTGGTCGTGCACACGGGATCGTGCGTCGACGACGGCGGGTACGAGACCGCGCTCCGGCAGGTGCGCGAGGGCCTGCTCCCCCTGCTCGACGCACTCGACGGCAGCGGGCTGCGGCTGCTGCTCGAGCCGACCGCCGGGCAGGGCCGCTCGCTGTGCGCACGGGTGGACGACCTCGCGCCGTACCTCGCCGCGCTCGAGGACCACCCGGCCGTCGGGATCTGCCTCGACACCTGCCACGCCTTCGCCGCCGGTGAGCCGCTGGGGTCCGCCGACGGCGTGGACGACACCCTGCGCCGCCTCGTCGCGGTGACCGGACCCGACCGGCTCGCGCTGGTCCACGCCAACGACTCGAAGGACGTGCGCGGGAGCCTCAAGGACCGGCACGAACGGATCGGGCAGGGCCATCTCGGCACCGACGCCTTCGCAGCCCTCCTGCGCCACCCGCTCACCGACGGGGTCCCGTTCGTCCTGGAGACCCCGGGCGGCGTCGCGGCCTGGCGAGAGGATCTCGCGCTGCTCGCCTCCCTGCGCGACGCCTGA
- the metF gene encoding methylenetetrahydrofolate reductase [NAD(P)H] — protein MSVARVGDLVTGPDPTFSFEFFPPKSDAGERALWTAVRQLEPLQPTFVSVTYGAGGTTRDRTVRITGRIAAETTLHPVGHLTCVGQSRDELHTVLRQYADAGVRNVLALRGDPEGGPGAPWSSHPEGLDHGDELVALVASTGSFCVGAAAYPKGHREAASLEADAQVVAAKARAGASFAVTDFFFLAEDYLSLVERVRGLGCAIPILPGIMPITNLAQITRMAQLSGHQVPRSVVARLEPWVDDPEGLRAEGITIATELCDRLLAAGAPGLHFYTLNRSLATRQIYESLAATPV, from the coding sequence ATGTCCGTAGCCCGTGTCGGTGACCTCGTCACCGGTCCCGACCCGACGTTCTCGTTCGAGTTCTTCCCCCCGAAGAGCGACGCGGGCGAGCGGGCGCTCTGGACCGCCGTCCGCCAGCTCGAGCCCCTGCAGCCGACCTTCGTCTCGGTGACCTACGGCGCCGGCGGCACGACCCGTGACCGTACGGTCCGGATCACCGGCCGGATCGCAGCGGAGACGACCCTGCACCCGGTCGGCCACCTGACCTGCGTCGGTCAGAGCCGGGACGAGCTGCACACCGTCCTGAGGCAGTACGCCGACGCGGGCGTGCGCAACGTGCTCGCGCTGCGTGGAGACCCCGAGGGCGGCCCGGGAGCGCCGTGGAGCTCGCACCCGGAGGGGCTCGACCACGGCGACGAGCTCGTTGCGCTCGTCGCGTCGACGGGGTCGTTCTGCGTGGGTGCTGCCGCGTACCCGAAGGGCCACCGCGAGGCCGCCTCGCTGGAGGCGGACGCCCAGGTCGTGGCCGCCAAGGCGCGCGCCGGGGCGTCGTTCGCGGTGACCGACTTCTTCTTCCTGGCCGAGGACTACCTGAGCCTCGTCGAGCGGGTCCGCGGGCTCGGCTGCGCGATCCCGATCCTGCCGGGCATCATGCCGATCACGAACCTCGCGCAGATCACCCGGATGGCCCAGCTGTCGGGCCACCAGGTCCCGCGCTCCGTGGTGGCGCGGCTCGAGCCGTGGGTCGACGACCCCGAGGGTCTCAGGGCCGAGGGCATCACGATCGCGACCGAGCTGTGCGACCGCCTGCTCGCCGCGGGCGCGCCGGGTCTGCACTTCTACACGCTCAACCGTTCGCTGGCGACGCGACAGATCTACGAGAGCCTCGCCGCGACCCCGGTGTAG
- the pknB gene encoding Stk1 family PASTA domain-containing Ser/Thr kinase codes for MTTTSTDRLVGRLLDGRYLLGQVLAHGGMGTVMLATDTRLERTVAVKVMQNDVGGDADFTARLRTEARAAARLSHPNVVAVYDQGDDDGLLYLVMEYVPGRTLRDVVADEAPLPPRRALALIEPLLMALSAAHDARMIHRDVKPENVLISPDGQVKVADFGLARAITARSQATTGVLIGSVSYLAPELVLNEGADARCDVYAVGAVLYELLTGRKPHTGETPIQVAYQHVHADVAPPSQSVAGIPPYVDALVARACARDRDHRSADARVLLHQVRRVRSALEANLPDDPDLTDDLRLHHVAATGTEDPPPVAVATATLAAERAADAGLGALDVTAAAGPGGYEATSATGYEATRAVTAVPSGPPPADPGPPGSSAAGPPRSPADGSGSASPGAATRNERARRRGRALLILAVVLALGAAAFGWWFGVARYDSAPDLVGLSMKEARAAAADQGFAVEMVGSEFSETASKGTVSSSEPAPGDRLLPDSTIELLVSKGKERYPLPDLTGMTEQDAEEALDEVKAVPGTVERRFSTKVDDGLVIRTALDPGTQVRPGTEVDMVVSKGPKPVDVKDYTGKSADKATGKLEKAGLEVEVATEYSEDVEAGDVISQDPPAGRVFEGDTITLTVSDGPEPIEVPGVVGRNVDDARQILEDAGFEVEVEKERIHFGSNLVSRQSPGGGDLAQPGDTILLRIV; via the coding sequence GTGACGACCACCAGCACCGACCGGCTCGTCGGGCGGCTCCTCGACGGTCGGTACCTGCTCGGTCAGGTCCTCGCGCACGGCGGCATGGGCACCGTGATGCTCGCCACGGACACGCGTCTCGAGCGCACCGTCGCGGTCAAGGTGATGCAGAACGACGTCGGCGGGGACGCCGACTTCACCGCGCGGCTGCGGACCGAGGCCCGCGCTGCGGCCCGCCTCAGCCACCCGAACGTCGTCGCCGTGTACGACCAGGGAGACGACGACGGCCTGCTGTACCTCGTGATGGAGTACGTCCCCGGCCGTACGCTGCGCGACGTGGTCGCCGACGAGGCACCGCTGCCGCCGCGTCGGGCTCTGGCCCTGATCGAGCCGCTGCTGATGGCGCTGTCCGCCGCGCACGACGCCCGGATGATCCATCGCGACGTCAAGCCGGAGAACGTCCTGATCAGCCCCGACGGGCAGGTGAAGGTCGCCGACTTCGGCCTCGCCCGCGCGATCACCGCGCGCTCGCAGGCGACCACCGGGGTGCTGATCGGCTCGGTCTCGTACCTCGCGCCGGAGCTGGTGCTGAACGAGGGCGCCGACGCCCGGTGCGACGTCTACGCCGTCGGCGCCGTGCTGTACGAGCTCCTGACCGGACGCAAGCCGCACACCGGCGAGACCCCGATCCAGGTCGCCTACCAGCACGTGCACGCCGACGTGGCGCCGCCGTCGCAGTCCGTCGCCGGGATCCCCCCGTACGTCGACGCGCTCGTGGCGCGGGCCTGCGCCCGTGACCGCGACCACCGCTCGGCCGACGCCCGCGTGCTGCTGCACCAGGTCCGCCGCGTCCGCTCGGCCCTGGAGGCGAACCTTCCCGACGATCCCGACCTGACCGACGACCTCCGCCTCCATCACGTCGCCGCCACCGGCACCGAGGACCCGCCGCCGGTGGCCGTGGCCACGGCGACCCTCGCCGCCGAGCGGGCCGCCGACGCCGGTCTCGGCGCCCTCGACGTGACCGCGGCGGCCGGCCCCGGCGGGTACGAGGCGACGAGCGCCACCGGCTACGAGGCGACCCGGGCGGTCACCGCCGTGCCCTCCGGCCCCCCGCCCGCCGACCCGGGCCCACCCGGGTCCTCGGCCGCGGGACCACCCCGGTCACCGGCGGACGGCTCCGGGTCCGCTTCGCCGGGGGCGGCGACCCGCAACGAGCGTGCGCGTCGGCGCGGCCGCGCGCTGCTGATCCTGGCCGTGGTCCTCGCGCTGGGCGCCGCGGCATTCGGCTGGTGGTTCGGGGTGGCACGGTACGACTCCGCGCCCGACCTGGTCGGCCTCAGCATGAAGGAGGCGCGTGCGGCCGCTGCGGACCAGGGGTTCGCCGTCGAGATGGTCGGCAGCGAGTTCAGCGAGACGGCGTCCAAGGGCACGGTCAGCTCGTCGGAGCCCGCACCGGGCGACCGGCTCCTCCCCGACAGCACCATCGAGCTGCTCGTCTCCAAGGGCAAGGAGCGCTATCCGTTGCCCGACCTGACCGGGATGACCGAGCAGGACGCCGAGGAGGCCCTCGACGAGGTCAAGGCCGTGCCGGGCACCGTCGAGCGACGGTTCAGCACCAAGGTCGACGACGGCCTGGTGATCCGGACCGCGCTCGACCCCGGGACCCAGGTCCGCCCGGGCACCGAGGTCGACATGGTGGTGAGCAAGGGACCGAAGCCCGTCGACGTCAAGGACTACACCGGCAAGTCCGCCGACAAGGCCACCGGGAAGCTCGAGAAGGCCGGACTCGAGGTCGAGGTGGCCACCGAGTACTCCGAGGACGTCGAGGCCGGCGACGTGATCAGCCAGGACCCGCCCGCGGGCCGGGTCTTCGAGGGCGACACCATCACGCTCACGGTCTCCGACGGCCCCGAGCCGATCGAGGTTCCGGGCGTGGTCGGCCGCAACGTCGACGACGCCCGCCAGATCCTCGAGGACGCCGGGTTCGAGGTCGAGGTGGAGAAGGAGCGGATCCACTTCGGCAGCAACCTGGTCTCGCGCCAGTCCCCCGGCGGCGGGGACCTCGCGCAGCCGGGAGACACGATCCTTCTCCGGATCGTCTGA
- a CDS encoding Rv2175c family DNA-binding protein, whose product MSDDTSALLDELVEVWLTLPEAAEAMGTTVSRVRQRVRDRDLVAVATASSRQPRVPAELLVDGAPVDRLRGTLVLLADAGYTEDEALVWLFTPDPTLPGRPVDALREGRAREIRRRAQALGF is encoded by the coding sequence ATGTCCGACGACACGAGCGCCCTCCTGGACGAGCTGGTCGAGGTGTGGCTGACCCTGCCCGAGGCGGCCGAGGCGATGGGGACGACCGTCAGCCGGGTCCGACAGCGCGTCCGTGACCGGGACCTGGTGGCCGTCGCGACGGCATCCTCGCGGCAGCCGCGCGTGCCGGCCGAGCTGCTGGTCGACGGTGCGCCGGTCGACCGCCTGCGTGGCACGCTCGTGCTCCTGGCCGACGCCGGCTACACCGAGGACGAGGCGCTCGTCTGGCTGTTCACCCCGGACCCGACCCTGCCGGGACGGCCGGTCGACGCGCTGCGCGAGGGACGGGCACGGGAGATCCGCCGGCGCGCGCAGGCGCTCGGGTTCTGA
- a CDS encoding polyprenyl synthetase family protein: MTDADLPARVDDALASFLGDRRTQLEPLGPRVEPLLDAAAVAVAGGKRLRPAFCVAGWRVGGGAGVPDDVVRAASSLEWLQASALVHDDVIDDSATRRGRPAAHAAFTDAHRSSGSRGDAELFGVGAAVLLGDLMLSWADEMFRTSGFSPDELARATGFLDACKNEVVAGQFLDLAVQAGGGASLEDAMRVVRYKAAKYTVERPLHLGAALAGAGPRTIDALSAYAVPLGEAFQLRDDVLGVFGDPAVTGKPAGDDLREGKRTALVAHTASAARPAQRERLEAGLGNPALGPTDVADLRALMIDVGALARVEADITALEEQARDALDDDALRPHADLLADLAGRAVRRNA, encoded by the coding sequence GTGACCGACGCAGATCTCCCCGCCCGGGTCGATGACGCGCTCGCGTCGTTCCTCGGCGACCGCCGCACCCAGCTCGAGCCGCTGGGACCTCGCGTCGAGCCGCTCCTCGACGCCGCCGCGGTGGCCGTGGCGGGCGGCAAGCGGCTGCGTCCGGCGTTCTGCGTCGCCGGCTGGCGGGTCGGTGGCGGCGCCGGGGTCCCCGACGACGTCGTGCGTGCCGCGAGCTCGCTGGAGTGGCTCCAGGCCAGCGCGCTGGTCCACGACGACGTGATCGACGACTCGGCGACGCGGAGGGGACGCCCGGCGGCCCATGCAGCGTTCACCGACGCGCACCGCTCGTCCGGCTCGCGCGGCGACGCCGAGCTGTTCGGGGTCGGCGCTGCGGTGCTGCTCGGCGACCTGATGCTGTCGTGGGCCGACGAGATGTTCCGGACCAGCGGGTTCTCACCTGACGAGCTGGCGCGCGCGACCGGCTTCCTGGACGCCTGCAAGAACGAGGTCGTCGCGGGCCAGTTCCTCGACCTCGCCGTCCAGGCCGGCGGCGGCGCCTCGCTCGAGGACGCGATGCGGGTGGTCCGCTACAAGGCCGCGAAGTACACCGTCGAGCGTCCGCTGCACCTCGGCGCGGCACTGGCCGGTGCGGGCCCGCGCACGATCGATGCGCTGAGCGCGTACGCCGTGCCGCTCGGCGAGGCCTTCCAGCTCCGTGACGACGTCCTCGGCGTCTTCGGCGACCCGGCGGTGACCGGCAAGCCGGCCGGCGACGACCTGCGCGAGGGCAAGCGCACCGCCCTGGTGGCGCACACCGCCTCGGCGGCCCGCCCGGCTCAGCGCGAGCGCCTCGAGGCAGGCCTCGGCAACCCGGCGCTCGGCCCGACCGATGTCGCCGACCTCCGTGCGCTGATGATCGACGTCGGCGCGCTCGCCCGGGTCGAGGCCGACATCACCGCGCTGGAGGAGCAGGCTCGCGACGCGCTCGACGACGACGCCCTGCGTCCCCACGCCGACCTCCTCGCGGACCTGGCCGGGCGCGCCGTACGGCGCAACGCCTGA